In Dehalococcoidia bacterium, the genomic window ATTAGAAGCGCCCGGCTGAAGGCGTCTATGGCCGGCAATGGGTCTCTGCCTGCTGCCAGGGCCTCCAAGAGCTGGCGGCGGCGGTCGGGCAGGGCATCGTGCTCGGCGGCCATCGCCATCACCATGGGGTTGGGACGACCAGCCTCGGCGAGGAGGCGGTCGACAGCCGGGAAGTAGAGTTCCTCTTCCACGCGCGAGTGGCTGTCCACCACTTCCCAAATAGCGCTAACAAGCCTCTCCAGGGCGGAGGCGTCGACGCCGTCCCTGGCGCGAGCTC contains:
- a CDS encoding hemerythrin domain-containing protein, whose amino-acid sequence is MTRFDAELEQALAELAARRLAACRAGDPTGILMADHEWLRPALAELRARARDGVDASALERLVSAIWEVVDSHSRVEEELYFPAVDRLLAEAGRPNPMVMAMAAEHDALPDRRRQLLEALAAGRDPLPAIDAFSRALLIHFDNEEDLVFEDAREVLKGEEGRRLARAMAAFLGISERGGE